The following nucleotide sequence is from Candidatus Rokuibacteriota bacterium.
GCCGGCGCCGCCGAGCAGCGTCCAGAGCAGGGGGTAGATGGAGTAGAGGATGCCGCCGAAGGTGGAGCCCACGTAGGAGAAGAGGAGCGTGTAGGCCGAGCCCGCGACGGCGGAGAGGAGGCCCGAGACGACCACGGCGAAGAGCCGGCAGCGCACGGTGTTGTAGCCCAGGAGCCGCGTGCGCTCCTCGTTCTCCTTGAGCGCCACCAGCACCCGGCCGGCGGGGGAGCTCGTGAGCCAGAGGCTCGAGAGGAGACAGCCCGCGAAGACGACGAGGGCCGCGTTGTACTTCACGGCGGGGTGCGCGAAGGCGAGGCGGACGCCGGGGAGGTCGAGGCCGAGCCCCGAAAGGATGAACCCCTGGTCGCCGCCCGTCACGTCGTTGAAGTAGAGCGTCGCCAGGTTGAAGGCCTGGGCGAGCATCATCGTGACGATGAGGAAGGCGGGGCCGGCCGTGCGGAGGGTCACGAGCCCCACCGCCGCCGCCACCAGGAGCCCCGCGACGATGCCCGCCAGGAAGCCGGCGCCGGCGCCGAAGCCCCAGTGCTGGATCGTGAGCCCGGTGCCGTACATCCCCGCGGCGAAGAACATGGCATGCCCGAGGCTCATGAGGCCCGTGTAGCCCAGCAGGAGGTTGTAGCCCACCGCGTAGGCGGCCAGCACCATGACGCGCGCCACCATCCCGTGGTGGAATGGTGGAAGGACGAGCTGGAGCGCGGCCAGCAGGGCGAGCACGCCCAGGTGGAGCGCCAGCGCCGGGCCGCGCCGCTCGCCGCTCACGCCACCTCCTCGCCGAAGAGCCCGCGCCCCCGGACGGCCAGCACGAGCCCCACCAGCAGCGTGGCGACGATCTTGGCGAGGGTCGGCGAGAAGAGCACCGAGATCACGCCGTCGGAGAGCCCGACGACCAGCGCCGCCACGAGCGTCCCGCGGAGGCTGCCGAGCCCGCCCAGGATCACCACGACGAAGGACATGAGGAGGGCGTCCAGCCCCATGAGGTAATGCGCCTGCTGGACGGGGACGATCAGCGCCCCGGCCGCGGCGGTGAGACCCGCGCCCACGCCGAAGACCAGGGTGTAGACGCGGCCCACCGGCACGGCGAAGGCCTGGGCCATCTCGCGGTCCTGCTGCGTCGCGCGCATCTGGAGCCCCAGCGTCGTCCGCGACAGCGCCGCCCAGGTGGCGAGCAGCAGGACGGCGGCGGCGGCGGCCACCACCAGCTTGTAGCCCGAGTAGCCGAACCACGGGAAGTCCACGCGGAAGTAGATGGGCGCCTCCACCGGCCGGGCATAGGGCCCGTAGGCGGTGAGCACGGCCTGCTGGAGGATGTAGAGCAGCCCGACGGTGGCGACGATGGTGCTCTCGGGCTCGTAGCCGATGCGCCGGAGCACGAGGCGATCGGCCAGGACGGCCACGCCCGCGACGGCGACGGGGGCCAGGAGCAGCGCGAGCAGGAAGCTCCCCGTCAGCGTCGAGACGTACCAGGCGACGATGGCCCCGAGCATGAAGAACTCGCCGTGGGCCACGTTGACGATGCGCATGACGCCGAACACGAGCGAGAGGCCGAGCGCGGTGAGCGCCAGCACCAGCGCGCCCACGGTGCCCTCGAGGAGGGCCAGGAAGAGGTGGGGCCCGAGGCTCACGCCGGCACCCGCGCCGGGGAGGGCGTGTCGAGCGCGGGCTTGGCCCGCGCAAGCGAAGCGGGAGGCTCGAAGGGGGCCGGCGAGGCCCCCTTCGACGTTCTACAGCGGCTGCTTCGTATAGTCGGCCTCGGGCGTGTACATCGAGTCCTCGATCGCGGTCCGGTGGATCACGCTGAGCCGCCGCTTCTCCACCTTGGAGATCAGCTGCTGGCCGAAGACCTGGTGGAGCCGCCCGACGAACTTCTTCGGGCCCTGCGGGTGCTCGAGGCCCTCCGGGAAGGACTGGAAGCCCTCCAGCGTCTCGATGAGGGCCTTGTAGTCGC
It contains:
- a CDS encoding branched-chain amino acid ABC transporter permease, with protein sequence MVARVMVLAAYAVGYNLLLGYTGLMSLGHAMFFAAGMYGTGLTIQHWGFGAGAGFLAGIVAGLLVAAAVGLVTLRTAGPAFLIVTMMLAQAFNLATLYFNDVTGGDQGFILSGLGLDLPGVRLAFAHPAVKYNAALVVFAGCLLSSLWLTSSPAGRVLVALKENEERTRLLGYNTVRCRLFAVVVSGLLSAVAGSAYTLLFSYVGSTFGGILYSIYPLLWTLLGGAGTTLGPLVGTLLMTYLVDLASALTTGYLIVVGAALIVMVLWAPAGIVGGIRARWAPWLP
- a CDS encoding branched-chain amino acid ABC transporter permease is translated as MSLGPHLFLALLEGTVGALVLALTALGLSLVFGVMRIVNVAHGEFFMLGAIVAWYVSTLTGSFLLALLLAPVAVAGVAVLADRLVLRRIGYEPESTIVATVGLLYILQQAVLTAYGPYARPVEAPIYFRVDFPWFGYSGYKLVVAAAAAVLLLATWAALSRTTLGLQMRATQQDREMAQAFAVPVGRVYTLVFGVGAGLTAAAGALIVPVQQAHYLMGLDALLMSFVVVILGGLGSLRGTLVAALVVGLSDGVISVLFSPTLAKIVATLLVGLVLAVRGRGLFGEEVA
- a CDS encoding ABC transporter substrate-binding protein, which encodes ERVGINDSGASVADPKDVSTASHMFGCWATLFVIKQAVEKSGYRKPGDYKALIETLEGFQSFPEGLEHPQGPKKFVGRLHQVFGQQLISKVEKRRLSVIHRTAIEDSMYTPEADYTKQPL